Proteins from a single region of Kogia breviceps isolate mKogBre1 chromosome 5, mKogBre1 haplotype 1, whole genome shotgun sequence:
- the TMEM50B gene encoding transmembrane protein 50B, with protein sequence MAGFLDNFRWPECECIDWSERRNAVASVVAGILFFTGWWIMIDAAVVYPKPEQLNHAFHTCGVFSTLAFFMINAVSNAQVRGDSYESGCLGRTGARVWLFIGFMLMFGSLIASMWILFGAYVTQNTDVYPGLAVFFQNALIFFSTLIYKFGRTEELWT encoded by the exons ATGGCAGGCTTCCTAGATAATTTCCGTTGGCCAGAATGTGAATGTATTGACTGGAGTGAGAGAAGAAATGCAGTGGCTTCTGTAGTAGCAGGTATATTG TTTTTTACAGGTTGGTGGATAATGATTGATGCAGCTGTGGTGTATCCTAAGCCAGAACAGCTGAACCATGCCTTTCACACATGTGGTGTATTTTCCACATTGGCTTTCTTCAT GATAAATGCCGTGTCCAATGCTCAGGTGAGAGGTGACAGCTATGAAAGCGGCTGTTTAGGAAGAACAG GTGCTCGAGTTTGGCTCTTCATTGGTTTCATGTTGATGTTTGGGTCACTTATTGCTTCTATGTGGATTCTTTTTGGTGCATATGTTACCCAAA ATACTGATGTTTATCCAGGACTAGCTGTGTTTTTTCAAAATGCACTTATATTTTTTAG CACTCTGATCTATAAATTTGGAAGAACTGAAGAGCTATGGACCTGA